A stretch of Nocardia fluminea DNA encodes these proteins:
- the aztA gene encoding zinc ABC transporter ATP-binding protein AztA, whose protein sequence is MQHTDDAAFRIATLTAGYAGQSVLTEISATIPRGRITAIVGPNGSGKSTLLGILAGTVTAQSGSVHRSTTQKPAFVVQHSAIPAALPMTVREAVAMGRWAHRGPWRRLTRDDREIARACLERMGLTDLACRRLDTLSGGQRQRTLLAQALAQQSDLVLLDEPSTGLDAASRAEISRALAEISATGVTVVQATHDMAEAEQADHCLLLRDGRLEAAGHPKEVLVRA, encoded by the coding sequence ATGCAACACACAGATGACGCAGCGTTCCGGATAGCGACCCTGACAGCGGGCTACGCCGGGCAATCCGTGCTGACGGAGATATCGGCGACCATCCCGCGCGGCCGGATCACCGCGATCGTCGGACCCAACGGTTCAGGGAAGTCGACCCTGCTCGGCATCCTCGCGGGCACCGTGACGGCACAGTCGGGCAGCGTGCACCGATCCACCACACAGAAGCCGGCATTCGTGGTGCAGCACAGCGCGATTCCCGCCGCACTGCCGATGACGGTGCGCGAGGCGGTCGCGATGGGCCGCTGGGCCCATCGCGGTCCGTGGCGGCGACTCACCCGAGACGATCGCGAGATCGCGCGCGCCTGCCTGGAGCGCATGGGTCTCACCGACCTGGCGTGCCGGCGGCTCGACACCCTCTCGGGCGGTCAGCGCCAGCGCACACTGCTCGCCCAGGCGCTGGCCCAGCAGTCGGACCTGGTGTTGCTCGACGAGCCGTCGACCGGCTTGGACGCGGCCTCGCGCGCGGAGATCTCCCGCGCACTGGCCGAGATCAGCGCGACCGGCGTCACCGTGGTGCAGGCAACCCACGACATGGCCGAGGCGGAGCAGGCCGACCATTGCCTGCTACTGCGCGACGGCCGCCTCGAAGCGGCGGGCCATCCGAAGGAAGTGCTGGTCAGGGCCTAG
- a CDS encoding iron chaperone gives MAEKPLSVDAYLAAQPPAGRAVLQRIRETIHRAVPDTGEKISYAIPAATIDGRVFVFFAGWKSHVSVYPTPDGDEALMKAIEPYNSGRGTLKFPLGEPIPYDLIAQVAVHLAERAGKS, from the coding sequence ATGGCAGAGAAACCTCTCTCCGTCGACGCCTACCTGGCGGCTCAACCGCCCGCGGGGCGCGCGGTGCTCCAGCGCATCCGGGAGACGATCCACCGCGCGGTGCCCGATACGGGCGAGAAGATCAGCTACGCCATCCCGGCCGCCACCATCGACGGCCGGGTGTTCGTGTTCTTCGCGGGCTGGAAGTCCCACGTGAGCGTGTACCCCACCCCGGACGGGGACGAGGCCCTCATGAAGGCCATCGAGCCCTACAACTCGGGTCGTGGCACCTTGAAATTCCCACTCGGCGAACCGATTCCGTACGACCTGATCGCCCAGGTCGCGGTCCACCTCGCCGAACGGGCCGGAAAGAGCTGA